One window of Marinobacterium aestuarii genomic DNA carries:
- a CDS encoding FadR/GntR family transcriptional regulator → MTMQKPAGGSDTFQIEPVRQRGSLSSHVAEQLEKMVTQGHIDIGQKLPTEGNLCEMFGVSRTVIREAITQLKSLGLVETKRGVGTTVVRNVLAETFYAHTINPTAIEDILHILELRLVVEAAAAEFAALRRDDDDMVRLENSLNAFHEARAQHKQARKEDYEFHLSIAIASKNPFIQSFYEQFNKNIIPRTKIINANIDPVASDTYLRRVEDEHVEIFEAIKAQNGEAARAAMHQHLFRAFHLYEKYKKNQSFD, encoded by the coding sequence ATGACCATGCAAAAGCCAGCAGGCGGCAGTGACACTTTTCAGATTGAACCCGTGCGTCAGCGTGGCAGTCTGTCGAGCCACGTGGCCGAACAGCTGGAAAAAATGGTCACCCAGGGGCACATCGATATCGGCCAGAAACTGCCGACCGAAGGTAATCTCTGTGAAATGTTCGGTGTCAGTCGTACCGTTATTCGTGAAGCTATCACGCAGCTGAAGTCACTCGGTCTCGTCGAGACCAAGAGGGGCGTAGGCACCACCGTCGTGCGTAATGTGTTGGCGGAGACTTTTTACGCCCACACCATCAATCCAACCGCGATCGAGGATATCCTGCATATCCTGGAACTGCGTCTGGTAGTGGAAGCCGCAGCGGCGGAATTCGCCGCCCTGCGGCGTGATGACGACGATATGGTACGGCTGGAAAACAGCCTGAACGCCTTTCACGAGGCACGTGCCCAGCACAAGCAGGCGCGAAAAGAAGATTATGAGTTTCACCTCAGTATCGCCATTGCCAGTAAAAACCCGTTTATTCAGAGTTTTTACGAGCAGTTCAACAAGAACATTATCCCCAGAACAAAAATCATTAACGCCAATATCGACCCTGTAGCTTCAGATACTTATCTGAGGCGGGTGGAAGATGAGCACGTGGAAATATTCGAGGCCATAAAGGCTCAGAATGGCGAGGCGGCGCGTGCGGCAATGCATCAGCATTTATTCCGCGCATTTCATTTGTACGAGAAGTACAAAAAAAACCAGTC
- a CDS encoding enolase C-terminal domain-like protein yields the protein MFTTIKKMTVVPVAGYDGFLLNLSGGHAPWFIRSVVILEDTAGRIGLGEVPATQGILNTLEKCRELVEGQSVGHYKAIISRVRQATSGQAEDVRGNQTFDLRTAVHVITGIESALLDLAGQAMDLPVADLLGQFGKQRDEVEVLGYLFLLGDPKKTDLPYPVCDKPQDDWDRVRTQEALTPEAVASLAKAAYARYGFRDFKLKGGVLDGRQEAECIAALYDVFPDARLTLDPNGAWTLKQAVEYLTPIKHMLSYAEDPCGQEGAWSGREIMSEFKRQTGLKTATNMIATDWQQLRNAVRLDSVDIPLADCHFWTMQGAVAVGELCHEWGLTWGSHSNNHFDISLAMMTHVAAACPGEITAIDSHWIWQDGQRITREPLQIRDGKLRVPQKPGLGIELDRAKLEEAHRLYKSLDVGQRDDAMAMQYLIPGWQFDAKKPSLVR from the coding sequence ATGTTCACCACCATTAAAAAAATGACCGTGGTGCCGGTCGCCGGTTACGACGGCTTTCTGCTGAATCTCAGTGGTGGTCATGCGCCCTGGTTTATCCGCAGCGTGGTGATTCTGGAAGATACCGCGGGCCGTATCGGTCTGGGCGAAGTGCCGGCCACCCAGGGTATCCTGAATACGCTGGAAAAATGCCGCGAGCTGGTGGAAGGCCAGAGCGTGGGTCATTACAAGGCCATTATCAGTCGTGTGCGCCAGGCCACCTCGGGTCAGGCGGAAGATGTACGCGGCAACCAGACCTTCGACCTGCGCACCGCCGTGCATGTGATCACCGGTATTGAATCGGCATTGCTGGATCTGGCCGGCCAGGCGATGGATCTGCCCGTAGCGGATCTGCTGGGGCAGTTTGGCAAGCAGCGAGATGAAGTTGAAGTGCTGGGCTACCTGTTTTTGCTGGGCGATCCGAAGAAGACGGATTTACCCTACCCAGTCTGCGACAAGCCGCAGGACGACTGGGATCGGGTGCGTACCCAGGAGGCGCTGACGCCCGAGGCTGTTGCCAGCCTGGCCAAGGCGGCTTACGCCCGTTACGGCTTTCGTGACTTCAAACTCAAGGGCGGGGTGCTGGATGGCCGGCAGGAGGCCGAGTGCATCGCGGCCCTGTACGATGTTTTCCCCGACGCACGCCTGACGCTGGACCCTAACGGTGCCTGGACGCTGAAACAGGCGGTCGAATACCTGACGCCCATCAAGCACATGCTCAGCTACGCCGAAGATCCCTGCGGTCAGGAAGGCGCCTGGTCGGGCCGTGAAATCATGTCGGAATTCAAGCGCCAGACGGGCCTGAAGACCGCCACCAACATGATTGCCACCGACTGGCAGCAGCTGCGCAATGCCGTGCGTCTGGACTCTGTTGATATTCCGCTGGCGGACTGCCATTTCTGGACCATGCAGGGCGCCGTCGCCGTGGGCGAGCTGTGCCACGAGTGGGGTCTGACCTGGGGTTCGCACAGCAACAACCATTTCGATATTTCCCTGGCCATGATGACCCATGTTGCCGCGGCCTGCCCGGGTGAGATCACCGCGATCGATAGCCACTGGATCTGGCAGGACGGACAGCGCATAACCCGCGAGCCGCTGCAGATTCGCGACGGCAAGCTGCGGGTGCCGCAAAAGCCGGGTTTGGGGATCGAGCTGGACAGAGCCAAGCTGGAAGAGGCACACAGGCTCTATAAAAGCCTCGACGTCGGTCAGCGCGACGATGCCATGGCCATGCAATACCTGATTCCTGGCTGGCAATTCGATGCCAAGAAACCGTCGCTTGTCCGTTAG
- the kdgD gene encoding 5-dehydro-4-deoxyglucarate dehydratase, protein MALSVERIRQSLSDGLLSFPITDLDANGKFDAATYRERIEWFVQQGVSSVFVAGGTGEFFSLSMDEYKNICQIAVDTVAGRVPVIASAGKSIPEAQAYCKAAEAAGIDGILLMPPYLTECPADGVVEYAKTVINSTKLQVVYYNRGNGVLDAESVKLLAGACPNLVGLKDGVGDIAALNDTIKTVGDRLVYIGGVPTAEIFAEAYLSIGVNTYSSAVFNFMPEMTMKFYNALRGGDQATVTAIIKNFFIPFCRLRDRKKGYAVSLIKAGADIVGRPAGDVRAPLTMPSAAEKEELAALISACR, encoded by the coding sequence ATGGCGTTATCTGTAGAACGTATCCGTCAGTCCCTGAGCGATGGTCTGCTCTCCTTCCCGATTACTGATCTGGATGCCAACGGCAAGTTTGATGCTGCAACATACCGTGAACGTATCGAATGGTTCGTGCAGCAGGGTGTATCCAGTGTCTTTGTCGCCGGTGGTACCGGGGAGTTCTTTTCGCTGTCCATGGATGAGTACAAAAACATCTGCCAGATAGCGGTTGATACAGTGGCGGGTCGTGTTCCCGTGATCGCCAGTGCCGGCAAGAGCATTCCGGAAGCACAGGCCTACTGCAAGGCGGCTGAAGCAGCCGGTATCGACGGCATTCTGCTGATGCCCCCGTACCTGACCGAATGCCCGGCGGATGGTGTGGTTGAATACGCCAAGACCGTGATCAACAGCACCAAGCTGCAGGTGGTTTACTACAACCGCGGCAATGGCGTGCTGGATGCCGAAAGCGTCAAGCTGCTGGCCGGGGCCTGTCCGAACCTGGTAGGCCTCAAAGACGGTGTCGGTGATATAGCCGCACTGAATGACACCATCAAGACCGTGGGCGACCGCCTGGTGTACATCGGTGGTGTACCGACCGCCGAAATTTTTGCCGAAGCCTACCTGTCGATCGGTGTAAACACCTATTCGTCGGCGGTGTTCAACTTTATGCCCGAGATGACCATGAAGTTCTACAACGCCCTGCGTGGCGGTGATCAGGCTACGGTCACGGCCATCATCAAGAATTTCTTTATTCCGTTCTGCCGTCTGCGTGATCGCAAGAAAGGCTATGCCGTCAGCCTGATCAAGGCCGGTGCCGACATCGTTGGGCGTCCTGCCGGCGATGTGCGCGCACCGCTGACCATGCCGAGCGCGGCGGAGAAGGAAGAGTTGGCCGCTCTTATCAGCGCCTGCCGCTAA
- the garD gene encoding galactarate dehydratase, giving the protein MNTPNETAITIRMHEADNVVIVANAGGLKAGTLLDEGTRLLDDVPLGHKVALCDIAAESTVVRYGEVIGYALEPIARGRWINESMVRMPDARLLSELSTEVRPAPELPPLQGYSFEGYRNADGTVGTKNVLALSTSVQCVAGVTDHVVRRIKQELLPRYPNVDDVVALNHSYGCGVAINAPAAIVPIRTLQNIARNPNFGGEVMVIGLGCEKLLPTRLIPEEQVLRLAENAAEATEIRPSPILSLQDEAFNGFGEMVDGILQLAEYHLEKLNRRTRETCPASELVVGMQCGGSDAFSGVTANPALGFAADLIVRAGGTVMFSEVTEVRDAIHLLTSRAKSPEVAQALIDQMDWYDNYLSLGQVDRSANTTPGNKKGGLSNIVEKALGSIIKSGTSAIVDVVEPGERVRKRGLNFAATPASDFICGTLQLAAGMNLQVFTTGRGTPYGLSMAPVIKVSTNKTLSRRWHDLIDLDAGRIATGEATIEDVGWELFHLILEVASGRQLVAADRLGLHNDLVLFNPAPVT; this is encoded by the coding sequence ATGAATACACCAAACGAAACCGCTATCACCATTCGCATGCACGAGGCCGACAATGTGGTCATCGTTGCCAATGCCGGTGGTCTGAAAGCCGGAACCTTGCTGGATGAGGGTACGCGGCTGCTGGACGATGTACCCCTGGGTCACAAGGTGGCGCTGTGTGATATCGCGGCCGAAAGCACCGTTGTGCGTTACGGCGAAGTGATTGGCTATGCGCTGGAGCCTATAGCCCGCGGCCGCTGGATCAACGAAAGCATGGTGCGCATGCCGGATGCACGCCTGCTGAGCGAGCTGTCCACCGAGGTGCGGCCGGCGCCTGAGCTGCCGCCATTGCAGGGCTATAGCTTTGAGGGCTATCGCAATGCCGATGGCACCGTTGGCACCAAGAACGTGCTGGCACTCTCGACCAGCGTGCAGTGCGTGGCCGGTGTTACCGATCACGTGGTGCGCCGGATCAAGCAGGAGCTGCTGCCGCGTTACCCCAATGTTGACGATGTTGTGGCCCTGAATCACAGCTACGGCTGCGGCGTGGCGATCAATGCCCCGGCGGCCATAGTGCCGATTCGCACGCTGCAGAATATAGCCCGCAACCCCAATTTCGGCGGTGAAGTGATGGTGATTGGCCTGGGCTGCGAGAAGCTGCTGCCCACACGCTTGATCCCGGAGGAGCAGGTGTTGCGCCTGGCTGAAAACGCCGCCGAGGCCACCGAAATCCGACCGTCGCCGATCCTGAGTCTGCAGGACGAGGCCTTTAACGGCTTTGGCGAGATGGTGGACGGTATTCTGCAACTGGCTGAATACCATCTGGAAAAACTTAATAGGCGCACCCGCGAAACCTGCCCGGCCTCGGAGCTGGTAGTGGGCATGCAGTGCGGCGGCAGTGATGCCTTCTCCGGCGTTACCGCCAATCCGGCGCTGGGCTTTGCCGCCGATCTGATCGTGCGGGCCGGCGGTACCGTGATGTTCTCCGAGGTCACCGAGGTGCGCGATGCGATTCATCTGCTGACCTCCCGCGCCAAGAGCCCGGAGGTGGCCCAGGCGCTGATTGACCAGATGGACTGGTATGACAACTACCTGAGCCTGGGGCAGGTGGATCGCAGTGCCAATACGACGCCTGGCAACAAGAAGGGCGGCTTGAGCAATATCGTCGAGAAGGCGCTGGGTTCCATTATCAAGTCGGGTACCAGCGCTATTGTCGATGTGGTGGAGCCGGGTGAGCGGGTCCGCAAGCGCGGCCTGAATTTCGCCGCGACCCCGGCCAGCGACTTTATCTGCGGCACGCTGCAGCTGGCCGCCGGGATGAACCTGCAGGTCTTCACCACCGGGCGGGGCACCCCCTATGGCCTGTCGATGGCGCCGGTCATCAAGGTCTCTACCAACAAGACCCTGAGCCGCCGCTGGCACGACCTGATTGACCTTGATGCCGGACGTATCGCCACCGGGGAGGCCACCATCGAGGATGTGGGCTGGGAGCTGTTCCACCTGATCCTGGAGGTGGCCAGCGGCCGTCAATTGGTTGCAGCCGACCGCCTGGGGCTGCACAACGATCTGGTGCTGTTTAACCCTGCCCCTGTGACCTGA
- a CDS encoding tripartite tricarboxylate transporter permease, translating to MDFISLLSPEYFLLAAAGSLVGIIFGAIPGMTATMAVAVCLPLTYSLGLHEGLALLLGLYVGGISGGLVPAILLNIPGTPSSITTTFDGHPMAKRGEAERALKICIVSSLVGGLFSAVILFLFAPVLSDFAIKFSYVEKFLIIFFALTVIASLSKNMLIGIFSGLIGVFLSLIGTYDVGVGGNGEYRLMADFMVPYLEEGFALLPVLIGLFGLATIFQEAEKGIKEEHGANRIQLENGTPFKLDVFRGQWVNLLRSSSIGTFVGMLPGIGGSAASVLAYTQQKNFSKDPSKMGKGAPEGLIASESSNNALTGGALIPLLSLGIPGDSTTAVLIGAFTLQGLQVGPLFIAENLDTWYSMMIGLVFANLVMFGVMFFAIKHIAKVVMVPKYILYPIIIMMCVVGAYAINYGIMFDVWTLLIFGLVGFVAQKIGIEVAPLVIGFILGGSAEVYFVKSLESFGTLSIFFTKSPIAIVLWLMILASVLFSVFLALKARRDNKARLAEV from the coding sequence ATGGATTTTATTTCCCTGTTATCTCCCGAATATTTTCTGCTGGCGGCTGCGGGCTCGCTGGTGGGTATTATTTTTGGTGCCATTCCGGGCATGACCGCCACCATGGCGGTCGCCGTCTGCCTGCCGCTGACCTATTCACTGGGGCTGCATGAAGGCCTGGCGCTGCTGCTGGGGCTCTATGTGGGTGGCATATCGGGTGGCCTGGTGCCGGCGATTCTGCTGAATATTCCCGGTACGCCCTCGTCCATTACGACCACCTTCGATGGTCACCCCATGGCCAAGCGGGGCGAGGCGGAGCGGGCGCTGAAGATCTGCATTGTCTCGTCGCTGGTGGGCGGGCTCTTCAGTGCCGTGATTCTGTTCCTGTTTGCGCCGGTGCTGTCCGATTTTGCGATCAAGTTCTCCTATGTGGAGAAGTTCCTGATTATCTTCTTTGCGCTGACGGTGATTGCGTCGCTCTCCAAGAACATGCTGATCGGCATCTTCAGCGGCCTGATCGGCGTATTTCTCAGTCTGATCGGTACCTACGATGTGGGTGTCGGTGGCAATGGCGAATACCGCCTGATGGCCGACTTCATGGTGCCTTACCTGGAAGAGGGCTTTGCGCTGTTGCCGGTGCTGATCGGCCTGTTTGGTCTGGCGACCATCTTTCAGGAGGCCGAGAAGGGCATCAAGGAAGAGCACGGCGCGAATCGCATTCAGCTGGAAAATGGCACGCCCTTCAAACTCGATGTGTTTCGTGGCCAGTGGGTCAATTTGCTCCGTTCGTCGTCCATCGGCACCTTTGTCGGCATGCTGCCGGGTATCGGTGGCAGTGCGGCTTCGGTGCTGGCCTATACGCAGCAGAAAAACTTCTCCAAGGATCCGTCGAAAATGGGCAAGGGCGCCCCCGAGGGGCTGATCGCGTCCGAGTCGTCCAACAACGCCCTGACCGGCGGTGCCCTGATACCGCTGCTGTCCCTGGGCATTCCCGGCGACAGTACTACGGCGGTGCTGATCGGAGCATTCACCCTGCAGGGGCTGCAGGTCGGGCCTTTGTTCATCGCTGAAAACCTGGATACCTGGTATTCGATGATGATCGGTCTGGTGTTTGCCAACCTGGTGATGTTCGGGGTCATGTTCTTTGCCATCAAGCATATTGCCAAGGTCGTGATGGTGCCCAAGTACATCCTCTATCCGATCATCATCATGATGTGTGTGGTCGGCGCCTATGCGATCAACTACGGCATCATGTTCGATGTCTGGACGCTGCTGATCTTCGGCCTGGTGGGCTTTGTGGCGCAGAAAATCGGTATCGAGGTCGCACCGCTGGTCATCGGTTTTATCCTGGGCGGCTCGGCCGAGGTGTACTTCGTCAAGAGTCTGGAGTCCTTCGGCACCCTGAGTATCTTCTTTACCAAGAGTCCGATCGCGATTGTGCTCTGGTTGATGATTCTGGCTTCAGTGCTGTTTTCTGTCTTTCTGGCGCTCAAGGCGCGGCGCGACAACAAGGCCCGGCTTGCTGAAGTCTGA
- a CDS encoding tripartite tricarboxylate transporter TctB family protein yields MSQTLTSLLEVSIDFDQSHLFFPRLVLGLLAGMLVLIVALNYGRLVEIVRTRGAGLAFFEENADKFRLFSTLALVVAYFIAMDYVGQLFPNTGLGFLFSSMAFMFSLSLVYVHEVTRRVLLVISANALIAPLVAWYVLGTLFNITLP; encoded by the coding sequence ATGAGCCAGACACTCACTTCGTTGCTCGAGGTCTCGATCGACTTCGATCAATCGCATCTGTTTTTTCCGAGGCTTGTACTCGGTTTGCTGGCCGGGATGCTGGTACTGATTGTTGCGCTCAATTATGGGCGCCTTGTTGAGATCGTCAGGACGCGGGGCGCAGGCCTGGCGTTCTTTGAAGAAAACGCCGACAAGTTCCGCCTTTTCAGTACCCTGGCGCTGGTGGTGGCGTACTTTATAGCCATGGATTATGTCGGGCAGCTCTTTCCCAATACGGGGCTCGGGTTCCTGTTCAGCTCCATGGCGTTCATGTTTTCCCTGTCTCTGGTGTATGTCCATGAAGTGACGCGCCGGGTGCTGCTGGTTATTAGCGCCAATGCACTGATTGCGCCGCTCGTGGCCTGGTACGTACTGGGCACGCTGTTCAATATCACCTTGCCGTAA
- a CDS encoding ABC transporter substrate-binding protein: MKGLVLGLRLSLCALTATLAAQSFAADIPSNIRVVIGSKSTGGDTYQSSSIVAEALSAKLGANFKVDATGAPSAYKAVERDRSADGSTIMVFHDQAYLGVLYEQKGYSDLFENYRVGPTFAINPGNAYLVSKNSPYQSVDQIIDAAGSGTTVRVAIQPGGVSEIGYSALKNAVKLKYPGKEGNLTPVNTGSQDSKNQAMFDGLADVINGSVQSNEQYTRLPADDQKAMSFVWLTAREQTIQQAHEEGMGKTSRNDLLSFVEPNVKVPMEEGQDFTFDKEFFFIYNKDIDPAFVAAIDKALGEIYAEGKIQEVQKKSFFIPNFKPSSEAQIYLKEKNDRISKVIKAING, from the coding sequence ATGAAAGGTTTAGTATTAGGTTTACGTCTGAGCTTATGCGCGCTCACGGCAACGCTGGCTGCGCAGAGTTTTGCGGCCGATATTCCGTCGAATATCCGCGTTGTCATCGGCTCCAAGTCCACCGGTGGTGACACCTACCAGTCCAGCAGCATTGTGGCTGAGGCTCTGTCGGCCAAGCTGGGTGCCAACTTCAAGGTCGATGCAACCGGTGCGCCTTCGGCGTACAAGGCCGTGGAGCGTGACCGCAGCGCCGATGGCAGCACCATCATGGTGTTCCACGACCAGGCCTATCTGGGCGTGCTCTATGAGCAGAAAGGCTACTCAGACCTGTTTGAGAATTACCGTGTGGGGCCGACCTTCGCCATCAATCCGGGCAATGCCTACCTGGTCAGCAAGAACTCACCGTACCAGAGCGTGGATCAGATCATCGATGCGGCGGGCAGCGGCACGACTGTACGCGTAGCTATTCAGCCGGGCGGGGTTTCGGAGATCGGTTACAGCGCGCTGAAAAATGCGGTCAAGCTGAAATACCCGGGTAAGGAAGGCAACCTCACGCCGGTCAATACGGGCTCCCAGGATTCCAAGAACCAGGCAATGTTTGACGGTCTGGCCGATGTCATCAACGGCAGTGTGCAGTCGAACGAGCAGTACACCCGTTTGCCTGCGGACGACCAGAAAGCGATGAGCTTTGTCTGGCTGACCGCGCGTGAGCAGACCATCCAGCAGGCCCACGAGGAAGGTATGGGTAAGACCAGCCGCAATGATCTGCTGAGCTTCGTCGAACCTAACGTCAAGGTGCCGATGGAAGAAGGTCAGGACTTCACCTTCGACAAGGAGTTCTTCTTTATCTACAACAAGGATATCGATCCTGCCTTCGTTGCCGCGATCGACAAGGCGCTGGGCGAGATTTACGCCGAAGGCAAAATCCAGGAAGTGCAGAAGAAATCCTTCTTCATTCCGAACTTCAAGCCCTCCAGCGAAGCTCAGATCTACCTGAAAGAGAAAAACGACCGTATCTCCAAGGTGATCAAGGCCATCAACGGCTAA
- a CDS encoding LacI family DNA-binding transcriptional regulator, giving the protein MPRRSIEKAPEAPLDKTRPTSGLTLIDVAKVAGVSPITVSRALNRPELVSDLTLEKVRRAVALVGYIPNMQAGGLASKQSKLVAVFVPTIAHSIFSDMVQALMDQLGEAGYQSILGVTGYSLEKEESLLGAILGRRPDGIVLMGTEHSALTRQRLVSSGIPVVETWDFCEDPIDILVGFSHEAVGKAVAGHLHDKGYRRFSVVSASDARGIKRCKGLVSELSERGITEVPQVIFTPPATLKEGRAGLSQLFSAGSNPEVVVCSSDTVAQGVLAEAASRGLRVPEDLAVMGFGDMGSAAQLYPALSSVRLDGERVGGLIAKVLLERFRNQGDQQTQVRIDTGFTLIDRVSA; this is encoded by the coding sequence ATGCCCAGACGATCCATAGAGAAAGCTCCTGAAGCCCCGCTTGATAAAACCCGTCCGACATCGGGCTTAACACTTATCGATGTGGCCAAAGTGGCCGGCGTTTCCCCGATTACCGTATCCCGGGCGTTGAACCGACCGGAGCTGGTGTCTGATCTGACGCTGGAGAAGGTTCGGCGTGCCGTGGCACTGGTCGGCTATATCCCCAATATGCAGGCAGGCGGGCTGGCCAGCAAGCAGAGCAAGCTGGTCGCCGTTTTCGTTCCCACCATTGCGCATTCTATTTTCTCTGACATGGTTCAGGCGCTCATGGATCAGCTTGGCGAGGCCGGTTACCAATCTATCCTCGGGGTGACCGGGTACTCGCTGGAGAAGGAAGAGTCATTGCTGGGCGCGATATTGGGACGTCGACCTGATGGCATTGTACTGATGGGGACTGAGCACTCTGCGCTGACTCGCCAGCGGCTCGTCTCATCCGGTATACCCGTGGTCGAGACATGGGATTTTTGTGAAGACCCTATTGATATCCTTGTTGGATTTTCCCACGAAGCCGTCGGCAAGGCCGTCGCGGGGCACTTGCATGACAAGGGGTACCGGCGTTTTTCTGTCGTATCTGCAAGTGATGCTCGCGGGATCAAGCGTTGCAAGGGGCTTGTGAGCGAGTTGAGTGAGAGGGGTATCACGGAGGTTCCCCAGGTGATCTTTACGCCACCGGCAACGCTTAAAGAAGGGCGAGCAGGGCTGAGTCAGTTATTTTCTGCAGGCTCAAATCCTGAAGTCGTCGTGTGCAGTTCGGATACGGTCGCGCAAGGGGTGCTGGCTGAAGCCGCCTCACGCGGCCTCAGGGTTCCGGAAGATCTTGCCGTCATGGGGTTCGGCGATATGGGCAGTGCGGCGCAACTCTATCCCGCCCTGTCTTCGGTCAGACTGGATGGCGAACGCGTCGGGGGCTTGATTGCAAAGGTGCTGCTGGAGCGGTTTCGAAACCAGGGTGATCAACAGACCCAGGTGCGTATCGATACGGGCTTCACATTGATCGATCGAGTCAGTGCATGA
- a CDS encoding LysR family transcriptional regulator, which produces MPAQISLDALKVLDAIDRHGSFAAAAEALFRVPSAITYTVQKLEEEHRIKVFEKRGRRMVLTPVGRMLLQHGRQILQATESLSEMAQRMAHGWEAQLTIAINALFPVEVIYPLVKRFQQVQPDIHILLRYETLAGTWDCLHDGRADLVIGAPGLPPEGRSYDLLPLPLMTDNAFCYVAAPEHPVCQLEQPVKRESLRRFTSVVIPDSSRRLPALTYGLLESQPRIFVPDTDAKLKAHLAGLGIGFLPRFRAAPYLARGELVEIEVDITRTDHTHHLAWHSSNQGRALHWFIDALREENPFAEMMEQGQALR; this is translated from the coding sequence ATGCCGGCGCAGATATCCCTGGATGCACTCAAGGTGCTGGATGCCATCGATCGTCACGGCAGTTTTGCCGCCGCCGCTGAAGCGCTGTTTCGGGTGCCCTCGGCCATCACCTATACGGTGCAGAAACTCGAGGAAGAGCACCGCATCAAGGTGTTTGAAAAGCGCGGCCGGCGCATGGTGCTGACGCCGGTGGGGCGCATGCTGTTGCAGCATGGGCGACAGATTCTGCAGGCCACCGAGTCGCTGTCCGAGATGGCGCAGCGTATGGCCCATGGCTGGGAAGCGCAGCTGACCATTGCCATCAATGCGCTCTTTCCGGTTGAAGTGATCTATCCCCTGGTGAAACGCTTTCAGCAGGTACAGCCCGATATTCACATATTGCTGCGCTACGAAACCCTGGCGGGTACCTGGGACTGCCTGCACGATGGCCGCGCTGATCTGGTGATAGGCGCGCCGGGCCTGCCGCCTGAGGGGCGCTCCTACGATCTGCTGCCGCTGCCACTGATGACGGACAACGCCTTCTGCTATGTGGCGGCACCGGAGCATCCGGTCTGTCAGCTGGAACAGCCGGTCAAGCGGGAGTCACTGCGTCGCTTCACCTCGGTGGTCATTCCCGACAGCTCCCGCCGCCTGCCGGCCCTGACCTATGGTCTGCTGGAAAGTCAGCCGCGCATTTTTGTGCCGGATACCGATGCCAAGCTCAAGGCCCATCTGGCAGGCCTGGGTATCGGTTTTCTGCCGCGCTTTCGTGCCGCGCCCTACCTGGCACGGGGGGAGCTGGTGGAGATCGAGGTTGATATCACGCGCACCGACCATACCCATCACCTGGCCTGGCACAGCAGTAACCAGGGCCGAGCACTGCACTGGTTTATCGATGCGCTGCGTGAAGAAAATCCCTTCGCTGAAATGATGGAGCAGGGTCAGGCACTGCGTTAG
- a CDS encoding ankyrin repeat domain-containing protein, giving the protein MLKLFTGSPATRLAQAIERDDADGLAKLLRKATPALLSEPVDSGHLATELAIDAQSPKLLTLLLNAGCDANAVGAQGLPLSWRSLTTHGLAGKSLELLAALLRAGADPNSINDAGTPLLHASFAHCEPVRLMLHLSRLLEAGARIDSLDGAGDSILLLALRSDRRELIQFLIHSGALLPDSLTADISEETQRYAQRCQQDYRIRQQFLGA; this is encoded by the coding sequence ATGCTCAAGCTATTTACCGGCTCCCCCGCTACCCGGCTGGCCCAGGCAATCGAACGCGATGATGCCGATGGCCTGGCCAAGCTGCTGCGCAAGGCAACCCCGGCGCTGCTGTCAGAGCCTGTGGATAGCGGCCACCTGGCAACGGAACTGGCGATAGACGCACAAAGTCCCAAACTGCTGACGCTGCTGCTAAATGCAGGCTGCGATGCCAATGCCGTCGGCGCCCAGGGCCTGCCACTGAGCTGGCGCAGCCTGACAACCCATGGCCTGGCGGGCAAAAGCCTGGAGTTGCTCGCAGCCCTCCTGCGCGCAGGTGCCGACCCCAACAGCATTAATGATGCCGGTACGCCCTTGTTGCACGCCAGCTTTGCGCACTGCGAACCGGTCCGGCTGATGCTGCACCTCAGTCGCCTGCTGGAAGCCGGAGCCCGCATCGATAGCCTGGATGGCGCTGGAGACAGCATCCTGCTGCTGGCGTTGCGCAGCGACAGACGCGAGCTGATCCAGTTTCTGATTCACTCAGGCGCCCTCTTGCCGGACAGCCTCACAGCAGACATCAGCGAGGAGACGCAGCGCTATGCCCAGCGCTGCCAGCAGGATTACCGCATCCGCCAGCAATTTCTCGGCGCCTGA